Below is a genomic region from Spartinivicinus marinus.
AATTCTAATTCCCACCTAAATGGCTGTCCCGTACTACACTAGGTGTGTTTCTTTATAAAAATCAGTGTTTCACTGTATTAGGCTGTTGAAAAAAAGAGCAAAAAATATCACCAATGCGTGGTATACAATAGCAGTCTACTAGGAAGGGATACCAATTATTGACATGAACAGTGGGCGTGAAACCAACACAGTTAATCGGGTCGTTATTCAAATTCCTATCATTCATACCCAAGTTGATTTGGGGAGTTTAGCTGCGTCAGTTAGTCAAACACAAATTCATCAACAGGGGCAACAAGCCTGGGCACAACAGCAAGCCTTAATTACCCAGGCTTGGAATGAAATAAAGCAATTTGTGCATAGTTTACAACTGAACTTTGCCAAGGTGAAGCTGTATCAAGATGGCTTGCCCATATGTGGTAAAGAGCAGCAAATTGTCCGTGATCTAGCTGAGCAGGGTAGTATTAATCATCAATTGTTGCTGGATTTAATGGCAAAAGGTGCCACGTTAATGGGGACTGAATCGTCGGAATTATTACGAGAGGAATATCAGTTCACAAAAGTGGCTATTACTCAAAAACATCAGCAACACACACTAGAAAAAGCGAAACAGTTATTGCTGCAACGGGACCAGTTTATTGCAGAACGGATTAACTCAACGTTAGCCGAACAGGAAACGGCAATCATTTTTCTAGGTATGTTACATAGCCTCTCTAGCTTACTCGCCAATGATATTCAGCTAATTAACCCAATAGCCGATGCGCAAAATAATAATCAATAAAGAGTGAGGAGAAGTACTGTGGCAGCGGCTGAACCTGGCAATATATTAATTGTTGATGATGACCCTGATATGTGTCAGATGTTGTGTTATTTGATGAAAACCCATGAGCATAAAGCAACGGCCGTCTATAACGGTTTCACTGCGCTGGAAAAAATTAACTCGGACTGGCCCGATGTAATGCTGGTAGATGTACAAATGCCTGAAATGACAGGCATTGAGCTATTAAAACGGGCATTACAACAACGACCAGAGTTGCCGGTGATTATGATTACCGGGCACGCGGGTATTGCTGATGCAGTGGCAGTGATGCGGGCAGGTGCCGTGGACTATATTTCAAAACCATTTAACCATGAACATGTTATTCGGGTGATTCGCTGTGCTTTGGAGCAAGGCAAGCAAACAGTAGTTAAAACTGGCTCTGCAATGGAAGTAGAGACACAGCTTCATCAATTAATGGGACCCAGCCAGGCGATTGAACATTTAGCAGCTGATGTTAGACGAGTGGCGCAAACCAATTTTACCGTGGTGTTACAAGGTGAAACGGGCACGGGAAAGAGTTTATTAGCAAGAACTATTCATGAGGCCAGTCCACGAGCCAAAAATCCTTTTGTTGCGTTAGATTGTGGCGCTATTCCAGAAAGTCTATTGGAAAGTGAACTATTTGGTTATGAAAAAGGGGCATTTACTGGCGCTACCCGTCGTAAAGCTGGACAGTTTGAGTTAGCTCAAGGAGGTACTTTATTTTTAGATGAAGTGGCAAATTTGTCATTATCATCACAAATGAAATTATTATGTGTCTTGCAAGATAAAGTTATTTTTCCTGTGGGTGGTACCAGCGCTATTCCTGTGGATGTAAGATTATTAGCTGCTTCTAACCAAGATTTACGTGCCATTATAGGGAATGGTGCATTTAGAGAAGATCTTTATTATCGGCTGAATGAGTTTGCTATTAATCTACCAGCTTTGAGAGAACGTTCAGACGATATTTTATTTTTGGCGGAAAGTTTTCGTAAAGCATCTAATCAAGAGTTGAAAAAAACAGTTACAGGGTTTTCTAAAGGTGCTTGCTGTCAACTTCAAGCCTATGATTGGCCTGGCAATGTCCGGCAATTGCGGACTGTTGTGCGGCGAGCCGTATTGTTAGCAGAAGAGATGATTACTGAGCAACATATCCAGCTGGATTCACAAAACGATAATGATATATCGCAGGTCATTGATAAAACATTGTCCTATCAGGGTCTTTCCTTGAAAGACATTGTAAAAAAGCATACGGCATGTGTTGAAAGGCAAGTATTAACTGAGGTGTTAGCGTTTACCAATGGTAATAAAGCAGAAGCGGCACGTTTACTTCAGGTGGACTACAAAACAATTCATACTAAGCTAAAAAGATATGGAATAGCATAATTAGGGATTAGTTATGGCAAAGGATAATGAGCGTGGTGGCGCTGGTATGCATTTTGGCGGCATTCTGGAAGGCTTAAATGGGTTGGTGGATAAACTGACAGATCTGGCGGAAGCCGGTGAAACATTGAAACGTACTGGTGAAATGGAGTTTGAGATCAAGGAAGGCCAAGAGGCAAAAGGTGTTTTTGGCTTTTCAGTAAAAATGGGACTCGGAGAGCAAGGTGACTCGGAAGTACAGGTTGAGCCTTTTGGTAATGTCTATCGTAATAAAAAAACAGGTAAAACCGAAATAAAAGACGTGCGTGAACCTTTAGTTGATATTTTTGAAGAAGAAGATCATGTCTTGTTGGTAGGGGAGATGCCCGGTATCAACCAGCATGATTTAATACTGGAATTGAAAGATGATATTTTAATCTTGGCTGCTGAACGGGGTGATAAAAAATACCGTAAAGAAATGTTATTACCTGAAAAATTTAGTGACGACAGCATGAGCGTCAGAGTTAAAAACGGGGTGGTTGAAATTAAGTTAGAGCGAGTCAGTACCCCAACGTAAGAGGGATATCTCGACAACTTCTAAGGGCTTTAGGGATAACCTTTAAGGATCACAGTAAAGGAAAGTGTTGAGCATATGGAAGAGCAGTCAGATAAGGAAAAAACCGCTAATAAAGCTTTAACGTTAAAAGTGGCAGAAGCGTTAAGCAAAGATGTCGGGCGCTCGTTTGCGCGGATGGGACCTGAAGATATCAAGCAGTTAGGCATGGATGTTGGCGATATTGTTGAAATTGTCGGTAAGCGTCGTACCGTTGCCAAGCTTATGCCTGCTTATAAAGAGATGCGGGGTAAAGGTCAGGTTCAGTTAGATGGCATTACCCGACAAAATGCGGGTGTTAAATTAGATGAGCAATTAACCATTCAACCGGTTAGGGCGCGTCATGCAGAGCGCTTGGTGATTGCGCCAATCACTTTTACGCCTAAACAACGTGACTTGGATTATATCTGCAATCTAGTGGATGGATTACCGGTTATGGAAGGCGACCGGATTCATGTTCCTTTATTTGGGCGAGGCTCTGCTGATTTTCGGGTGCAAAGCACTGTGCCACGAGGTGCTGTGCTGATAAACCCTACCACGGAATTAAGTGTTGGTAAGTCTCAGGAAAATGAACCCACAATTACAGCCTCTTATGAAGATGTTGGTGGTTTAAAAAATCAATTACATCGTATTCGTGAGATGATTGAATTACCTTTGCGTTACCCAGAAGTGTTTGAGCGCTTGGGTATCGATGCTCCTAAAGGTGTGTTACTCCATGGACCACCGGGTTGCGGTAAAACCTTAATAGCACGGATTATTGCTCAGGAAACAGAAGCTAATTTCTTTTCTGTCAGTGGCCCGGAAATCGTCCATAAGTTTTATGGCGAGAGTGAAGCGGCTTTACGCAAAGTATTTGAGCAAGCCAGTAAAAAAGGACCCAGTATCGTTTTTCTCGATGAAATTGATGCCATTGCTCCACGCCGTGATCAGGTGACAGGTGAAGTAGAAAAGCGCGTAGTTGCCCAGCTATTAGCGCTGATGGATGGACTTAATAAGCGCAATAATGTCATTGTAATTGCAGCGACTAACTTGCCTAATGCTCTTGATCCGGCTTTAAGGCGGCCAGGACGCTTTGATCGGGAAATTGCGATTCCAATTCCTGATCGTCATGGTCGATTGGCTATTTTAGAAATACATAGCCGTGGTATGCCATTAGCCGATGATGTCGATATTACACAGTTGGCAGATAGCAGTCATGGTTTTGTCGGTGCTGATTTAGAAGCCTTATGTCGTGAAGCAGCCATGATTGCTTTGCGTCGTATTTTGCCCGATATTAATTTTACTTTAGAGGAAATACCCTCGGAGCAACTGTTAAATCTCCAGGTACAAATGGATGACTTTTTAGCCGCCATGTGTGAAGTAGAACCTTCCGCTATCCGTGAAGTGTTTGTTGAAGTACCTGATGTACATTGGGATGATGTAGGGGGCATGGAAAAGGTTAAAAAACACCTTAAAGAAGCGGTTGAGTGGCCACTGAAATATCCAGAACTATTTCAGCAGGCTGGAGTGAATCCGCCTAAAGGACTACTTTTAGGTGGGCCACCTGGCGTGGGAAAAACGCTGGTGGCTCAAGCGGTGGCAAATGAAAGTGGAGTGAACTTCATTAGTGTGAAAGGCCCAGCGTTAATGTCCAAATACGTGGGTGAATCAGAGCGTGCAGTGCGAGAGGTTTTTCATAAAGCCCGGCAAGCAGCACCTTGTATTATATTTTTTGATGAAATTGATAGTTTGGTACCCGCGCGAAGTGCTGCAGGAACGGACTCTCATGTGTCAGAGCGGGTGTTGAGTCAGTTTTTAGCGGAAATGGATGGCATTGATGAGCTAAAAGGGGTTTTTGTTCTAGGGGCCACCAACCGTACCGATTTAATTGACCCTGCCATGTTAAGGCCTGGGCGATTTGATCAAGTGGTAGAAATTGGGTTACCGACTGCTTGGGATCGTGAGCAGATTTTTACTATTCATCTACAAAGCAAGCCTGTGGTATCCAGTGTATCAGCAGCTAGCTTAGCTGATCAGGCGGTAGACTTTAGTGGCGCAGACATTGCGGGGGTGTGTAATCAAGCGGCGATTGCTGCTATCCGACGTGCTATCGCCTCGATGGATGATTCAGGTGAGATACAAGTTTCTATTAGCGAAGCTGATTTTGCCGCTGCTATGGAAGAAGCCTGGAAGCATGGGCATGGCTGAAGAAGCTGCGGATTTAACATTATTAACTGATGAAGCTATTTATTTATATGGTTTTATCCTGCCTCACGCATTACCTGTGCCAATTAAAGTATTGGGGATTAGCGAGGCCCCAGTTATTATTTATTATCAGCAGCAACTCGCGGCGGTTATCAGCAAGGTGTCAATTGATGTATTTACTGGATCAGCAGCTGAGCAGCGATTACAAGATCCAGAGTGGTTGACTCAACAGGCTTATCAGCATGAACAAGTAGTGGAGCAAGTGTGGCAGCATGTGCCTATTTACCCCGTGCGCTTTGCTACCTTGTTTTCGTCTACCCGTCAGCTAGCTGAGCAAATGGCTTGCCAGCAACACAGCATTAAACAATGTTTAACTAAGTTTGCCCTATGTAATGAATGGGCTGTGAAAGGGTTTCTTGATAGGCAACAAGCACAGACAGCACTGTGGGAAATCACTTGTCAGCAACAGCAGTCAACACTTTCTCATTCGGCAGGTATACGGCACTTGCAGGAGCAGCGTTTACGTAGGGAGCTTGGCAAACAAGTTAATCAATGGTTAAACGGCACTTGTCAGACATTTACTAGTGAATTATCGGCACTGGCTAGAGAGTGGTGCCAACGAAAAGTGATGACAAAACAAGCGGAATTACCTGATGGTAGTCAAGTAGAAACGATATTGAATCTGGCGTTTTTAGTTGATACTTTGCAGCAAGACAACTTTTTGCAAAAAATAGCAGAGAATAATAGCCGTTGGCAGGAATATGGCCTGCAATTCAGCTGTACTCGCTGGCCACCCTATAGTTTTTGTCGAACCACGTTTACTTCTGAGTCACTCAACGTGGCCTCATGAAATGTTTGTTATATTGCTTATTTCAAACGCCACAAGTGACTGATTTATGCACAGGTTTGCCCGTTGGAGTGCA
It encodes:
- a CDS encoding sigma-54-dependent transcriptional regulator, with the protein product MAAAEPGNILIVDDDPDMCQMLCYLMKTHEHKATAVYNGFTALEKINSDWPDVMLVDVQMPEMTGIELLKRALQQRPELPVIMITGHAGIADAVAVMRAGAVDYISKPFNHEHVIRVIRCALEQGKQTVVKTGSAMEVETQLHQLMGPSQAIEHLAADVRRVAQTNFTVVLQGETGTGKSLLARTIHEASPRAKNPFVALDCGAIPESLLESELFGYEKGAFTGATRRKAGQFELAQGGTLFLDEVANLSLSSQMKLLCVLQDKVIFPVGGTSAIPVDVRLLAASNQDLRAIIGNGAFREDLYYRLNEFAINLPALRERSDDILFLAESFRKASNQELKKTVTGFSKGACCQLQAYDWPGNVRQLRTVVRRAVLLAEEMITEQHIQLDSQNDNDISQVIDKTLSYQGLSLKDIVKKHTACVERQVLTEVLAFTNGNKAEAARLLQVDYKTIHTKLKRYGIA
- a CDS encoding CDC48 family AAA ATPase, which produces MEEQSDKEKTANKALTLKVAEALSKDVGRSFARMGPEDIKQLGMDVGDIVEIVGKRRTVAKLMPAYKEMRGKGQVQLDGITRQNAGVKLDEQLTIQPVRARHAERLVIAPITFTPKQRDLDYICNLVDGLPVMEGDRIHVPLFGRGSADFRVQSTVPRGAVLINPTTELSVGKSQENEPTITASYEDVGGLKNQLHRIREMIELPLRYPEVFERLGIDAPKGVLLHGPPGCGKTLIARIIAQETEANFFSVSGPEIVHKFYGESEAALRKVFEQASKKGPSIVFLDEIDAIAPRRDQVTGEVEKRVVAQLLALMDGLNKRNNVIVIAATNLPNALDPALRRPGRFDREIAIPIPDRHGRLAILEIHSRGMPLADDVDITQLADSSHGFVGADLEALCREAAMIALRRILPDINFTLEEIPSEQLLNLQVQMDDFLAAMCEVEPSAIREVFVEVPDVHWDDVGGMEKVKKHLKEAVEWPLKYPELFQQAGVNPPKGLLLGGPPGVGKTLVAQAVANESGVNFISVKGPALMSKYVGESERAVREVFHKARQAAPCIIFFDEIDSLVPARSAAGTDSHVSERVLSQFLAEMDGIDELKGVFVLGATNRTDLIDPAMLRPGRFDQVVEIGLPTAWDREQIFTIHLQSKPVVSSVSAASLADQAVDFSGADIAGVCNQAAIAAIRRAIASMDDSGEIQVSISEADFAAAMEEAWKHGHG
- a CDS encoding Hsp20/alpha crystallin family protein — translated: MAKDNERGGAGMHFGGILEGLNGLVDKLTDLAEAGETLKRTGEMEFEIKEGQEAKGVFGFSVKMGLGEQGDSEVQVEPFGNVYRNKKTGKTEIKDVREPLVDIFEEEDHVLLVGEMPGINQHDLILELKDDILILAAERGDKKYRKEMLLPEKFSDDSMSVRVKNGVVEIKLERVSTPT
- a CDS encoding GvpL/GvpF family gas vesicle protein, giving the protein MAEEAADLTLLTDEAIYLYGFILPHALPVPIKVLGISEAPVIIYYQQQLAAVISKVSIDVFTGSAAEQRLQDPEWLTQQAYQHEQVVEQVWQHVPIYPVRFATLFSSTRQLAEQMACQQHSIKQCLTKFALCNEWAVKGFLDRQQAQTALWEITCQQQQSTLSHSAGIRHLQEQRLRRELGKQVNQWLNGTCQTFTSELSALAREWCQRKVMTKQAELPDGSQVETILNLAFLVDTLQQDNFLQKIAENNSRWQEYGLQFSCTRWPPYSFCRTTFTSESLNVAS